The sequence below is a genomic window from Bradyrhizobium septentrionale.
GCGGCGAGCGAGGCCGGCCAGAACGGTCATATCCTGGCCTGCCTGCTCGCGCCGGAAGGCGTCTCCTATATCGAGCACCCGACCATCGCGAGCCAGCTTGCGATCCATCTCTCCGCGGCCCGCGCGGTGGTGGGCAGCGGCTTTCCGCCCTATCACCATCACGAGTTTCCGGACTCGCGCATCCCGCTGCATCGTGCCGACACCGGCGCATTCCTGCTCGCCGATGCGCTCGGCGCGGCCGGCCTCACCATCGTCGAGGACGTCGACGGCGTGTACACCGATGATCCCAACGGTTCCGACGGCAAGAAGGCGCAGCTGCTGCGCGAGACCAGCGTCGCCGATCTCGCCAAGCTGAAGGGCACGCTGCCGTTCGATCCCGCGCTGCTCGAGGTGATGAAGAACGCCCGCCATATCGAGCGCGTGCAGGTCGTGAACGGCCTCGTTCCCGGCCGGCTCACCGCGGCGCTGCGCGGCCAGCATGTCGGGTCGATCATCCGCACCGGCGTGCGGCCGGGCTGACGCGTTTCGGGCGAAGCGGTCGCGCGCCGTGCGAGCCCCGTTCCGATTGTATCGGAACGGAGCTCTCGATTCTTTTTTGACGCGTTTTCTTCACGCGAACCGGTGCCCACTTCGCTCGAAAACGCTTTGGTCCAGCGTGCGACGGGCGATTACTTGATCGTCGCGCGCAGCGTGATGATCGAGGTGCCTGACGCCTTCGGGCCCTGACCCGTTGCCTTGATGGCGAAGGTGTCGCTGCCCTTGTACTTGGCCTTCGCCCTGTATTCGAAGGTCAATGTGTTGATCTTCTTCAACTTGCCGTAGGTCGGCTTTTGCGAGATCGCGGAGTCGGTCACCGTGCCGCGGATCCCGATCGGGATCAGGCAGCTTTGGCCTGACGCGACGTCGATATCGCCGGTCGAGTTCTCGCCCCAATCCGCCAATGTGACCGACATCGAGCATTCGGATACGGCCTGCGCTGCAAACGCCGGCATGACACTTGATGCTGCAATGCCGAGCGCCAGGGCGGCGATCCCCGGCAACCGCGTCGTCACGATGCTCATTCCCATGCAAGGCCCACTGCTGAAGGTTTCTTCGGTGCAAGAATCCTGCAACGTCGGAGCGAGGGTGGCAAGGCCTTCGGCCATTCTGTGTTGCTCCGGGAGCCGACGTGCTGAACCGTCGCTCCGACATCTTGTTGCCGTGGTGAGGCGCCCTCATGGTCATCGCACCGCGACTTGATCGGGGGATGGCTCACGTGACGCGAAAAGGGATTCCAATGGCTGATGGCAAGGACGGTCAGGCAAACGCGCAACAGACCGGGTTTGCCGGGGTGACGCGCAGGACCCTCGAGCGTCTTGCATTGCCCGGCGATGATCGCGAGCTGGTCGTTGCCGAGGTGACCTATCCGCCCGGCGGGGTCGCGCCGCTGCACCGCCATCCGGTTGGGGGAATTATCTTCATCGTCGAAGGTGTCGCCGAGTCCGCCTATGGCAGCGAAGTGCCGCGCCGGTATCGGGCAGGCGAGACCTTGCAGGATCGCCCCGACCTTCCGCACACGCTGTTTCGCAATTGCGACCCGGAACGGCCGCTGCGCTTTCTGACGATCTACGCGCTCGAACCCGGGCGCGCCTACACGATGGAGCCGTGAGGCTCGGGCGTTTCCCGCGGGCTGTTCAGCTCATCATGAGCTTGATCTGGCCGCCTTCGATGGTTCCCGCCGCAAGGGCATCGCGAGCCATCTTTTCGATGGTCGGCCAATTCGAGAGCAGATACTTGTGCGCCTGCATCTTGGTTGGGAATGTGGTTTGCAAGATGCAGTCCTGCCGCGCGTTTCCGTTCGCGATCTGAAAAGACACCGCTTGGGGTCCCTCATTGATCTCTTGTTCGGTCGGCTTGGGAAATTTGCGCATGCTGTTCCTTCGCGAAAATCTTCGCGCTCGTCGCCTATGGAATTCGGTCGTATCCCGGGTCGGAGATCCGGACGGTGGCGGGCGAGGCTTAGTCGTCAGCCGTCCGGGCCGCGATCTTTTTGGCTTTTGCCGGCCGCCGCTGCGACACCTGGTCGGGGCTCGGCGTGTTGCGCACAGCCTCGGTCAGCATCTCGCGCAATTCAGCCTTGGTCTTGGGTGGTTCTCGCTTGCTCGGCTTTTGCCAGTTGGTCATTGACCCAATATGGGGATGCCCGAGGCAAAATGCTACCGTCCGCTCAAGGTTTCGGGCTTACGGCGGCCACCGGAGGCGGAACGGCCAGAAGAAAGCAAACCGATTCCACCAGGAGTTCATGTGCACGGTCGACGATATCGTCCAGCGATGGCGTCTTCGCGAACATGGCCTGGGCTTCAGCCAGCAACTGGTCACGCGTTGGCATGCTGGGCAGATGCAGGTCGGCACGATGCTGCAACAGGAAAAGCGCGTCCCGCACCGACATTCCGGTCTCATGGACCGACGATTTGATCGCCAGCGCGATGTATTCGGGATTGAAGCGACCCGCGAGCTGCTCGGCCGTTCGCTTGATCACGCGTGATCCCAAGCGCTGCTCGTTGCGGAGAACCAGCGCGGGCGGCGCCTTCAGATCCCAGACAACACCGAGCCAGGACAGGGCCACCAGAACATAATAGGTCGCGTCAATCTCCCACCAGCGGAAGCCTTGCCGCGCACTGCTCTGGTAGGCGTGATGATTGTTGTGCCAACCTTCGCCCATCGTGAACAGAGCCAGCAGCCAATTGTTGCGGGAGTCGTCGCCCGTCACATACCGCTTGCGTCCGTGAACATGTGCGAGGGAGTTGATGCAGAACGTGGCGTGATACACCAGCACGGTGCTCCAGAGGAAACCGACCACGAGCCCCGGCCATCCGGCAATGAGGAAGCACAGGACTGCGACCACGACCGCCGGCAAAACCTCTAGCCTGTGCAGCCACATCAACTCTGGATACGCGGCAAAGTCCGAGACTTTCGTCAGATCGGTTGCGTCGTGCTGTCGATAGAAAATCCAGCCGAGATGACTGTACACGAGGCCCGTGTGCAGAGGGGAATGCACATCCTGCTCGGTGTCCGAATGGAGATGGTGATGCCGATGTTTCGCGGCCCACCAAAGCACGCTTTTCTGGGCGCTGCTTTGGGCGAGGAAGGCAAGGATGAATTGAAAGGCCCGGCTCGTTGAGTAAGCGCGATGCGAGAAGTACCGGTGATATCCGCCGGTGATCGCAAACATGCGCAGCCAATAGAGAACGACGCAGATGGTAATGGCTTGCCATGAGACGCCCGACCAGATCGCCGCCAGACACCCTGCGTGGACCAGCAGGAACGGGAGGACCTGCGGGTACATGATGTCGTCGTGGTGCGGCTCTGGATCGATATTGGTGGACACGCTCGCGACCTCGGTTGCTTCAATGCGCGGGCCGCCCCGCCGGCAGACGGCTCAAGTCCTGGCCTTGGCGGGCATTGCGCGCGGTGTGATAAAAAGAAGCCCGCGGCCGGGTGACCAGTCGCGGGGACGCGAAACCAGAGGCTCTGCCAGTACATCCGTGGTCAAAGCAGCATGGCGCCGATTGCGGCGGCAGCTTACGCGGCGCGCAGATTGTCCGCAGCAGATTTGCCGGTCCGGCGGTCTGCAACGATTTCAAAGGAAACCTTCTGTCCCTCGTTGAGGGTGCTCATGCCGGCGCGTTCAACGGCGCTGATATGAACGAAAACATCCTGGCCTCCCTGGTCCGGCTGAATGAAGCCGAAACCCTTTTGGCTGTTAAACCACTTCACAGTTCCCGTATTCATGGGAGATCGTCCTTCAATAGATGCGTGTTTGGAGCCGCACTCGAGAGCGCAGCAGGCTCATTCGAAGTTTTGGGGGGAGGGTCGTCAGTCAGGCGCGCTACCAGCGGCGAGGCCAAGTCGTTCGGCCGAAACTCGAATAACGGTACATGACTACTATTCGATCATTCCGCAAGTGGCTTCCCCCTTCCTGACCTCAATCGCTACGTCCCCCTTGCCTTTGGGGCAACAGCAGAAATCCACGTCTCCCTGCGGCAAGTCGTCTGCTTGACCGCAGCGGGAACATCGCGCGGGCGCGTGCGCTACTCCTTCTTCGCCGTCAGCCCGTCGACCATCGCGCGTGTCAGGGTGCCGATCTCGCTGCGCAGCGCGCCGATCGGCACTGCAATCAGCTTGTGCTCCAGCCCGAGCGCGACCATGCCGTGCACGGCGGAGAACAGGCTGCGCGCGGTGACGCCGAGCTGCGCCGGCGAGCGCTGCGGGAACAGTGCGGCGAGCGGCTTGTAGATGTGGCGGAACAATTCCATCTGCTCCGAGATGGCCCATTCCGGTACCGGCTTGCCCGGCTGCATGCGGTGCTCGAACAGCGCGCGCCACAGTTCGAGATTGTCGGCGGCGAAGTCGCAATAGGCGACCGCGATGCGCACCAGCATCTCGCGCGGCGCCGCCGACCCGCCGATCTCGGCCAGAGACAGCGAGGCGTCGAGCCGGGCCAGCGTGCGCGAGCCGACGCGCAGGATCAACTCGTCGACATCCTCGACCAGATTGTAGACGCCGCCATTGGCAACACCGATTTCCTGGGCCAGTTCGCGCGTTTTCAGGCCGCCGAGACCCTTTGCCGCAATCGCCCGTTCCGCCGCCTCGATCAGCGCTTCCCGCAGTTTCGCACGTCGTTCCAATGCTTTGGACATGTTTTACCCGCCGTTAACCATACGCTTGAGCGGCGCTCAAATAATTCTTGAGCATTGCTCAGTATGTGGTACAAGAGATTCATGAGCGATGCTCATAACAGGGAGTGACCAAATGTTCAAAACTGTTTTGACTCTTTTCCGCGGCACCGTTGCGGTCGCCGAAGAGGAACTGCAAGACCGGACCGCGCTGGTCATCCTCGACCAGCAGATGCGCGATGCGGCCGCCGCCGTCGACCGCTCGAAGCGGACCTTGGCACTGGCAATCGCCGGCGACCAGCAGGAGGGCCGGCGGCTTGACGCCACCAACGCCCGGATCGCCGATCTCGAGGTCCGCGCGTCAGCGGCGCTCGAGGGCGGCCGGGAAGACCTCGCCCGCGAAGCCGCGCAGGCGATCGCCAACCTCGAAGCCGAACGCGATGCCGCGATGACCGCGCGCACCCTGTTCGCCACCGAGATCACACGGCTGAAGCGTCACGTCGGCAACGCCGAGGCGCGGATCGCCGAGCTCGATCGCGGCCGGCGCCTTGCCCGCGCCTCGGAGGCGGTGCGCTCGCTGCGCCGGAGCGGCATCGAGGCGGCGCGCCCCTACGAATCGACGCTGCCGGAAGCGGAGGCCACGCTGAAGCGGCTGCGCGAGCGGCAGATCGAGATCCAGGCGGCCGACGACGCGCTGTTCGAAATCGATACGGCCTCGGGACCGCTTGTCGTCGCCGAGAGGCTCGCCGAGCAGGGCTTCGGCCCGCGCATGAAATCGACTGCCGACGACGTGCTGGCGCGGCTGAAAGCCAAGCGCCCGCCGCAAGCCTGAAACCGCAAGCCTGAAACAAGTCAACTTCAACCATATCATCAAGGAGACGACCATGAACCAGACCATCCAACCCCACAGCGGCGCCTGGGTTACCTTCACCTACGCGTCCTTCGCAGCCTCCGCCTTTCTCGTCGCCATCGGCGTGTTCTTTCTGCCGATCAGCCTCTGGATGCAGGGCTATCTGACGATGGGCATCGTGATGCTGGTCCAGACCTGCATCACGATGACCAAGACGGTGCGCGACAATTACGAGAGCGGCAAGTTCGTCAACCGCATCGAGGACGCCAAGGCCGAGCGCCTGCTGATGGAAGTCTCCAAGGCAGGGT
It includes:
- a CDS encoding YiaA/YiaB family inner membrane protein; this encodes MNQTIQPHSGAWVTFTYASFAASAFLVAIGVFFLPISLWMQGYLTMGIVMLVQTCITMTKTVRDNYESGKFVNRIEDAKAERLLMEVSKAG
- a CDS encoding PspA/IM30 family protein; translation: MFKTVLTLFRGTVAVAEEELQDRTALVILDQQMRDAAAAVDRSKRTLALAIAGDQQEGRRLDATNARIADLEVRASAALEGGREDLAREAAQAIANLEAERDAAMTARTLFATEITRLKRHVGNAEARIAELDRGRRLARASEAVRSLRRSGIEAARPYESTLPEAEATLKRLRERQIEIQAADDALFEIDTASGPLVVAERLAEQGFGPRMKSTADDVLARLKAKRPPQA
- a CDS encoding molybdenum storage protein subunit alpha, giving the protein MDDTTKHVASPLARQTLLDSDLTRPVAGGRPIPLLPWVQVVKIGGRSIMDRGHEAILPIVDELRSLLPEHRLLILTGAGIRARHLYSVGLDLGLPVGSLAPLAASEAGQNGHILACLLAPEGVSYIEHPTIASQLAIHLSAARAVVGSGFPPYHHHEFPDSRIPLHRADTGAFLLADALGAAGLTIVEDVDGVYTDDPNGSDGKKAQLLRETSVADLAKLKGTLPFDPALLEVMKNARHIERVQVVNGLVPGRLTAALRGQHVGSIIRTGVRPG
- a CDS encoding cupin domain-containing protein, coding for MADGKDGQANAQQTGFAGVTRRTLERLALPGDDRELVVAEVTYPPGGVAPLHRHPVGGIIFIVEGVAESAYGSEVPRRYRAGETLQDRPDLPHTLFRNCDPERPLRFLTIYALEPGRAYTMEP
- a CDS encoding TetR/AcrR family transcriptional regulator yields the protein MSKALERRAKLREALIEAAERAIAAKGLGGLKTRELAQEIGVANGGVYNLVEDVDELILRVGSRTLARLDASLSLAEIGGSAAPREMLVRIAVAYCDFAADNLELWRALFEHRMQPGKPVPEWAISEQMELFRHIYKPLAALFPQRSPAQLGVTARSLFSAVHGMVALGLEHKLIAVPIGALRSEIGTLTRAMVDGLTAKKE
- a CDS encoding acyl-CoA desaturase translates to MYPQVLPFLLVHAGCLAAIWSGVSWQAITICVVLYWLRMFAITGGYHRYFSHRAYSTSRAFQFILAFLAQSSAQKSVLWWAAKHRHHHLHSDTEQDVHSPLHTGLVYSHLGWIFYRQHDATDLTKVSDFAAYPELMWLHRLEVLPAVVVAVLCFLIAGWPGLVVGFLWSTVLVYHATFCINSLAHVHGRKRYVTGDDSRNNWLLALFTMGEGWHNNHHAYQSSARQGFRWWEIDATYYVLVALSWLGVVWDLKAPPALVLRNEQRLGSRVIKRTAEQLAGRFNPEYIALAIKSSVHETGMSVRDALFLLQHRADLHLPSMPTRDQLLAEAQAMFAKTPSLDDIVDRAHELLVESVCFLLAVPPPVAAVSPKP
- a CDS encoding cold-shock protein codes for the protein MNTGTVKWFNSQKGFGFIQPDQGGQDVFVHISAVERAGMSTLNEGQKVSFEIVADRRTGKSAADNLRAA